The Pochonia chlamydosporia 170 chromosome Unknown PCv3seq00021, whole genome shotgun sequence DNA window TGAGAGAGAGCAGTGGGAGCAGGCCATGCAGGAAGAATATAACAGTCTGATGGAAAATCAGACCTGGAGAGTAGTGAAACGACCAGCAGATCGAAAGGTACTGACCGGCCGGTGGGTCTTCAAACGAAAACTTGGTTCCAACGGGGAAGTCGCTCGACACAAGGCAAGATTTGTCGTGCGGGGTTTCTCGCAGATATACGGTCTAGATTTTGACGAAACCTATGCCTCAGTAGTGAAGTCGGCATCCTACCGAATACTCTTTGCACTCCAAGCTCGATACGGATGGAAGTGCCACCAGATGGACATTAAGACGGCTTTCCTCAATGGCAATCTGGAGCACGAGATTTTTGTCGAACCACCAGAAGGCTACCCTGAAGCAAAAAATCAAGTTCTCAAACTATGCAAGTCCCTGTATGGACTAAAGCAGGCACCAAGACAGTGGTACTTCAAACTCAGGGCTTTCCTCGAAGAAAGTGGTTGGAGAGTCTCAAACTTCGACCCGTCCGTGTTCATTCAGGATGATGAGAACCTCATCATGGAAGTCTATGTCGACGATATCAACATATTTGGCATGAATGAGAATCGAATCATAGCCATGAAGCACCAACTGGCTGCACGTTTCAACATGACTGACCTTGGTCTTTGTGCCTATTACTTGGGGATGCATGTGcgacaagaaacaaatgGCGACCTCCATTTGCATCAAGGATCGTACATCCAACAGATCCTCGAACGGTATGGACTGCAAGGCATCCATCCACGAAGGACACCCATGAGAACAAACCTGAAAATGACCAAGAACGACGGTCACCCTCAGTCCCTCGATTTTCAACGACGATATCAATCCAAGGTTGGAGCACTCAATTATGCAATGGTGGTCACGCGTCCAGATATTGCCGAAGCAGTGGGAGTCGTCTCCAGGTTTTGCGCGAATCCGACTGAAGAACACATGAAAGCAGTTGATGATATCTATGCTTACTTGAAACACACGCCCAACCTTGGCCTCCATTTCAAGAGGGACTGTCCAGACCGAGAATTGCATGCTTATGTCGATGCAGACTGGGCAGGGTGCCCAGATACGCGAAGATCTACAACAGGCTATGTGATTAAACTAGCCGGAAGTCCTGTGTCGTGGTCATCTCGAAGACAAAGGACCGTAGCCATGTCAACCTGCGAAGCTGAATATGTAGCTGGCTATAAGGCCACTCAGGAAATCATCTGGATTCAAAACATGATCAACGATCTTCGCATCGAAGCCCTGGAAGTGACGTCAACTCCACTTTTGATTGACAATAATGCTGCGCTCAAGTTGACCCGCAACCCTGAGTTGCATGATCGCACAAAACACATCGAATTAAAATACCATTTTCTGCGAGAAATGACGCTCAGTGGGAGAATTAATGCTCAAAGGGTTAGCACCAAGGACAATCAGGCAGATCTCCTCACGAAGCCGCTCCCCAGGGACGCTCATGAAAATCTAACAAGGGGACTCGGGATGGACAAGAGCTTTTGTACTGAACTCGTCACCTGCGGTTAGTGGGAGAGTTGTTCTTGAACGGCAGGTGGCGTCAGCAGCTCTGATACAGCACTTGCAGCTACCAaacagaggctgaagctaccaaaagcaataatcaagggatcaaacatcacaatgtaTCAGTAGTGTTATaacgcaacaaaagcaagctgcaggcagcttgcttgtaCCTATAAAGAGGTCTATCTGATCTCTCTAGataccaaaaaaaaaattatagAAGAAGTACACTTAAAGAATCACAATTTCAACTATTTCCAAAGATGTTGCTATGGCCTGGGCACCATTTGACAGATACCTGTATGGATGCTTGTCTCCTACCCTCTGAAAGGTTCTAAAGCAGGCCTGTGAGGAGTTTGGTGCTGTCGTTCCTATACAGTCAATAACGGAGGTATTATCCATACAGACTGTAATTGGTTCGTTAGCAAGATTAGCGAGTAAAGCGCGTTGAAGTCCTTCTAATGCGCCGTGGATCTCTGCGTCAAAGACTTCTCTGCGGCCTAGTTGGCCAGAGCCCCAATCAACAAGGCGTCCCTTGTGGAACACTGCAAATCCGTACCCTGCGGTGTctctttctgtcttggaGCCATCGCTAAAGACAATGAATCCCGCGGGCTTATCCTGAAGCCAGTGTTGGAATTGCAGCACGGCggtttcttttggtggtCTGTTTCCTGCAGCTTCAGTCGGGATGCTATCATCAAAGCGGCGTGGGATAAGCCTTGGTCGTTCAACTTCCTTTGCACATGCCGCTGTTCGGAGGAGTCGGCTATGCCTCTGCAGAGTTCGGCCCATGTATTGCTGGGTGGTTGCTCTGGTCAACTTCATGCTGTGCTTGTCTTAGCCGTCTGGATACTGGGTGTGCTGCGTCTAGCATGGCGTAGCGAAGCGCCGTGCGCGCTTGATGCTGCTTTAGTATGATTTCTGCCGGCGGAATTGCTGCCTCTTTCCAAAGAATAACTCGTGGGGTGGTCTTCCAAACAGGTAGGACTGCGTGGCAGGCCTTATTCAGGATTACTTGGATTTTCGAGAGTTGAGTTTTGGTGATCGTCCTTGCTTTCCTGTGGGTTGACTCAGAAGGGAAGCCAGGGAACCATGTGTCCAGCCCGTAAAAGAGTGTGGGTAGGGCAACTGCATATACTGCTCTCCTGGCCGCTACTGCTGACGTTCCGCGTACTGTATTGTTAACGAACCGTAGCTGTGAGACAACCTTACTTGCCTTAAGCGACCATTTATCGATGTGCGTGCTAAAGGTGAGCCTGCGGTCAAGCCAGACTCCCAGCCAACGCATTGCCTTTTGTGCCTTAACctcctggccttggtgaCAGACTGTTGGGGAGCTTCTATCCCTTTTTCTGGAGAAGTGCATAAcctctgtcttgtctgggtcGAAGGAAAAAGCCTCCTGTTGCCCCCATGCTTCCATTGCAGCAATTGCCGcgtttgcttttgcagtgGTCTCCTCCAGGCTGTCTCCTGTGAAGAGCATTGCTGTATCGTCTGCGTAGCCATACCTCTCTGTTGCTCCTAGAAGGGAGTAGATAGGGGTGGTGGCTAGGAGATAGAGAATGGGTGATATCGGCGAGCCTTGAGGGAGGCCGCATGGCAGCTCTGCGGGTTCTGTTTTAGCATCCTGGAATCTGACAAGAGCTTTGGGAGACAAAGTGGTAGATCCACCAAACCAGGAAATCCGGCCATCCTTGTTGTCGGAGTCGTAGGACTAGCCTATTGGGGAGAATAGCATCAAACGCTCCTTTAACATCCATTGTAACAAGTGTGGCGATCTTGCCGTTACCTAGGGCACGTTCAACATCGTAGATAAGTGCGGTAACTATGTCTGTGGCGCTTCGTTTTGGGAGTGCTCCAGCCTGGTTCGGATGGAGGACTTTGTACTTGACAGCTAGGTAGGCGAGACGCCGACCGATTACTCGTTCTAGGCCTTTAGACAGGCAGGAAAGAAGGGAGATGGGGCGCCACGCGGAGACATCACTGAGGTCTCTCTTATTGAGTTTCGGAATCATTGCCACCTCTGCTGTTTTAAAGGCAGTTGGGTGGTATCCTAGGGTGAGGCAAGCGTTATAGAGGAGTGTGGTGACATGCGAAATACTTGGCCAGATTGCTTGGAGCATTTTCGTTGTAATACCGTCCATTCCAGGAGTGGTGTTTCCCGTTTTCAGTAGTGCATCCTGGGCTTCGCTGGTTGAGATGTGTGCCGAGAAAGGGATTTGTTGGGTTGGTGAAACTGTGGGGGTCCATGGATCTGGGATATCATCTGATACGTCCCGTCTttcgagcttctccttgcgcaGGACATTAGCACGTTCTAAGTTTGTTGTGTAGACTTTGCTTCCGTGTTGGATTGGCGGAGGTTGTAgctgttgccttggctttaTCCAGCGAGTAATCTGGAATACGTCAGCTGGGTCTGTGATATCTGCAACAATAGTGCGCCAGAAGTTTCGCTTTGCACGGCGGACAATGCGTTTAAAGTAGATTCTAGCGCGTTGGACTTCTTCCCCATGACGGGTTTCTGTAGTGTATCGAGCAGCGCGAAGGTTCTCATGTGCTTTGTTACACTCTTTGCTCCACCAAGGATTCTGTCGGGCTCTTTTTCCTTTACTCAATCGGCCGCAAGCTTTTGCCGCGTCTTGCAGGGTTTGTAGAAGTTGTCTAGCAGTATCATCAATatcttgtctggtgcggATGAACGTTGGTAGTGACAGGGCTGCGCCGGCCACATGTTTCGTAAAAGCCTTAATTTCCTCTGGTAGAGTGACGTGGACTTTCCCCGAGGTCCTAGGGCTGCTCTCGTTGTCTGGAATCTCTGTACCGATCGTGTAATGCAGCGATCCAGTGGTGAGGTGTTCTTCCACGGTTGTAGTAGCTGTAGAGATGTTAGAGAAGACCAGGTCAATTGTGCTAGATCTTTTGTTTAGCCTtggcattgtggttgaggtttCAGGGTCATTAAGGAGGACTAGGTCGTGTTCTTGAGTCCAGTTAAAGATCCTTGTGCCATCCTGTGATGCCCCCCGATCTGCTTGCCACAATGGATGGAATGCGTTCATGTCTCCTGCGACAATGCATCGGTTTGGCGGGGTCCATGACTCAATAACATCCAGTGAGGTTTCCTCCTCTGGCCTGTTGTAGATGTTAAGGATCACGGTTCCATTCACTTTAACCCAGAGAAGGTCTCGGTGACGTGCTGGGAGAAGTTGTTCAGCTTGGATATTCCTAGCTATCCGTACGTAGGTTAGTACTCGTGGTCGTGTTATATTATTAGTCCAACTGTCGACGGGGCTGAAACAGAGGAAGCCAGGATGGTGCTGTGTTCTGCAGAGGCCTTTTTGTGCGTTGTAAGATGTGTTTGGTTCCTGTATGAGTACTATATTGTAGCCCTCCTGAGATGCAAGTTGGAGGGCCGCGCAGTGAGCTCCCTCGCCTTTGTCCACGTTTGCTTGGAATATTTTCAGCGTAGTCTTTGGGGGGTTTCTATTTCGCGCGGTTCTCATTTACGTCCGCGTGTGGTGATGCGTCGTATTTTGCTTGGTGACTGGTCTCGCCTTCTGGCAGCTAGTGGAGGGCTGCTAGGCGGCGAGTGCGTGGCTGAAGTCCGCCTAGGTGTACGTACTTCAATGATTTCTCGGGAGGTGGTTTCGCTAGGTGGTTCCCGGGCAGTGGCTTCGCTTGGTGGCTCTATGTTGTCAGTTCGGGGTTGAGGTCGAAACTGCTTTTTAATGGTGAAGTACTGGTCCCTGGTTGTGCTGGGACTGGCCGTGGAATTTTGCTTGGTGACTGTGTGTGATGTACCCTTCTGGGTGATATAGAAATGGTGCTTGGGATAGGAGTGTTGGTCCTGTCTTGTGTTGGTTCCTATTGGGTACGACTGTGCTGGTGGAGGTAGTGCTTCCTGAATCTCTTGttcctctgcttcctcttcctcttcctctccttcttcttcttcctcttcctctgcttcctcctcccctgctacttcttcttcggttTCTTCATCGTCCTTTTCGTTTTCCCTCACTCCCGGGGTACCTACTTCTCTCTCTTCGTGATCAACAATATTTACTGAGTGTGTTTCTGGGGCCTGGGTTGTCTGAATTGGCTCTGTGCCGCTCATCTCGGCATCCTGTAGGGGGCGGGCATCTTTATCACCCTCCTCAGCAAGGGGGGGTTGGTCACTGTCAGTTTGCTGTGTATTGTTCTTTCGTTTGAAGTCTTCTTGTCCTAGTTGCCTGGCGTAGATAAGCTGAGTCTTTGAGAGTTTCTGGAAATTGCCGCGAAGTTTCTGTGGGCGGGCGTAGCAGTTCTCGTAGTTGGCTTCATGTGCGCCATAGCAGTTCGCGCATTTTGTCGTATTGTCGCACCTGTCAGCGCTGTGCGCATTATCCTTGATGCCACAGCGAACACAGACTTTTGTAGCGATGCAGCGAGTTGGCGGGTGAAAGTTCCAACAGTGGGTGCACTGAGACAGTTTCTTTGGTTTGGTGAGTTTAAAGGAGTAGCTTCCCTGTCCGAGTAGCCGGAAGTTGCTGTTCAGCGGCTTAAGGAATGAGATGACCAGTGTTGCTTTGGTCGGATCCTCATTATTGGGCTTTTGCGAGACATGCCATCGTTCTGGCTTTTGCCCTGTTTGGGCTTTAATCTCTTCTTCAATCGTTGTCTCGAAGTCCAGAAGGGTGCCGTCCCAAGAGTGGATAGTCTTAGGGAAGTTCTTGATCAGGTAGGTGTGCCATGGGATTTGTTTCTCTGCAATATCTAAGTCGATACATGGGCCCCATTcgttctgcttctccagaatGAGCTGCTGAATTTTCTCGTTCCGGGCCACAATTGCCCATCCTGTATTTGTTggcttgatgtcttggatgtcCTGGGATGCAATAGCGAGCTTGTCCTTTAGTGCAAGGCGGATCTGTAAGCCCTtctcgaagaaggaggagccaCTCTTCAAGCGGAGAAGGACCCTGCGATCGGTGCGATCCGCAATAGTTGtgttttggcggcggtgggGTTGCACGTGTACATCCCCTGGTGCCTGGCGTGAGGCATTTTCCGCGATGTTGGCGAAGCTCACCAACTTGTTGGTTCTGGTGTTTTCTCTGGcggctggtgttggtggcgtAGCATTGCTTGTTCCTGTGAGTGAGCTTGGAGCCGGGGTGTTCTTATTTTCTAGTATGAGCGGTTCTTCTGCGCGTACAAACTGGTTCCAATGTCGGAGGAGGGTGTTCTGAAACTCATTGGCAATGTGTAGTCCGTAACCTGTGGTGAATTTTCGCGTGCAGGCTGTTATTGCTTCTGCGTAGGTTCTAAGGACCTTAGCGCGTATGTCGAGTCTCTCCTGCTGCGTATTGATGATTTCTTCCGTCTCAGCTTCCAGATCGAAAACTGGGGTTGGCGTTTGTGTGGCGTTGTCCTCTTCTGCAAGGGCTGCAAACCTGTTGGTTGTCCTGTGTTGGCTGCCCTTGTCCAGTCGTCCGTTGCGGCGATTTCCTCTGTCCTTGTCGTATGCTGTCAGACTGCGGGTTGGGCTGCTGCTGGGTTGAAATGGTTGGAGGGTTACCGGATGGCCTGTTTTCCAAAGCTGTTGGCGAGCTCTAAGGTTGAAGCTATCCGGGTACTGCTGGTCAAGCTGAGCCCCAGCGCCACGCTCTGGCGTGGCTGGTTGGGAGATAACCATAGCCACGGCAGCGCAGCAGCGCTCGGGATGTCTTTGCAAGTTTACTTAATGCGAAGATGTTTATTTCTCTACGTCACTGTCTGTCTACAAGGTAGGTACCCTTGTAGATGTAGGAGGAGAGTTGACTAGAGGAGTTGTCCGACGACATGATGGTCGGAGATAGGGTAGATGAGGGAGTATTCGGTCGCATGCAAGGTTCTGACAAATTTTTCCTGtgccaagatgccaagacGCCAAGATGGTTACATGTGGTTATAACCATACTCACGAGGGTATGTGGTTATAACCATATAACCAAAATCTAAGTATGGTTATGGTTATAACCAAAAACCATGGTTATAACAAGTTATTGTGCCCAGGTATGAAGGGCAGCAGCATAGACAGGTGCTTCCTCAGTCAGGTTATAGTACTTGTCAAGGACAAACCAGCCCATCTCGATAGCCCGAATCATCCGGGAATCGTAGCAGTCTTCTTGGGAGTAATATGTCTTGTTCCTCTCATAGTGCGCAAGAAGGGCGTCCATCAGAGGTAGCGACTGCGATATGGACGACTTGTCTCCCGCTGCATACAATGTTGCGGAAGCAAATGGCTGAAGGAATGTATGGGCTTTGCTTAGAAAATCCCAATCCTGGGCAGTAAGGCGAATGGTACCGAGAATTGCTTCATGATCCGTCATGAAGGCCTTAATCTCCGATTGTTTTCTGATAGCTCTATCTATGGCCATATACCACGATGACCACCGAGTTCGattgtcaatgccaagcCGAAGGCCAACATTGTCATCCCAAATATCGGCATGCAAGGATGAGTTGCGAAGCCAGACGGCTAATTCATGGAGCTTGCGCAAAGTAGGCACGTCCTGGATACTGGAAAACTCATCCCGAACAGAATCTTGACTGTCTCGGCGACGACCATACCTTTGGCTTGACCGGCTTCCTCTGAACTCATTCGATTGCGTATACTCTGCCCCGCGTCTCTGTTGCTGGGAGTCAAGGACGTCAGAAAACCGTGCTATTAGCTCCTCTCCGGAGACCTCCGCCGCGGCTCTCAGCGCAGCCAGAAGGGCTTCCCGCGAGGATGCCAGCAGGAAAGCCTGGAGGGAGAGATTGATGATATGTCCGATACATCGGATGCGACGCTGTTTGGCATTAAATTTAGAGCAGTGctattcgcacagatacaaatctctatttgcacagatatgtgtctcacttttgactcaccTAACCCACCCTGGTCACCATTAGGAATGTTGCGCAGTGCAGGCGGAAAGTTACAaactggtggcatcaacttgATCACGACAGCACGCACAGCGACATACACAGTGACACGTACGACGACACACTGCGAAACACACGGGTTAACCAGATCATTGAAACCCTTAAATCAATTTAATTATCATATTTCTATGGAATGCCTGGGTTGTGAAGCATCACGACGACGAAGTGTCCTGTCGGATTCGTGTCCCTGACCCATGAGTGCCgccctccctcctcctctctgTGGCGATATTTCAGTCTTTAAACCTCGGTTTTTACCGTAAGTTATCATAAAAATTATGTCGTTACAGCCGATCGAAAACCTGGGATGATAATACAGCTCTCGGCTGACGACTCTCGTGACTCTTGGACCTGGTTTGCTGGCGACCTCTCGGCCTGTGATGCTTCCACACGACTTCGTCCTACCGCCCCGCCACGAACTCGTCGACGCTTATTTCCTCGCGACGATTGAGACGCATGTGACTGTAGCTCATCAAGTTCGAACTGAGAGCAGTCACGGCGAAGGCTCGCGTTTAATCGGCGCGTTCCTCGGCCCGCATTCTGACTAGGCTGTCGGCCCAGACCACGGCCTCGTGCTGAATGCCTGCCTTGACTCCATCTTACAGgctcagcttcagcatcgtcatcgtccgcATCGTTGGCATCACTTCCTGTCTTGGTGTAATCCGCGATCTTAAGGTATCGCGGaaccttgagcttcttgttgtcggcaTTCAGGCGCGGCCTGCCTCGTGCGCTTCTAACAATAGCCGGGTCGCGAATTTCAAGTAGCTTATCC harbors:
- a CDS encoding retrotransposon protein, Ty1-copia subclass (similar to Beauveria bassiana ARSEF 2860 XP_008602273.1) encodes the protein MTEAGTTVGENEDNWQMFDDLLIDEDLTSEDDEVCIDPMLLEPQANLVETQGVKRFSYPPHDGQERCHSMTSKSLSLTYPREVIDKGGNAGKDTSVAGICMLSTAIKMHGPEPNNRKSALASAEREQWEQAMQEEYNSLMENQTWRVVKRPADRKVLTGRWVFKRKLGSNGEVARHKARFVVRGFSQIYGLDFDETYASVVKSASYRILFALQARYGWKCHQMDIKTAFLNGNLEHEIFVEPPEGYPEAKNQVLKLCKSLYGLKQAPRQWYFKLRAFLEESGWRVSNFDPSVFIQDDENLIMEVYVDDINIFGMNENRIIAMKHQLAARFNMTDLGLCAYYLGMHVRQETNGDLHLHQGSYIQQILERYGLQGIHPRRTPMRTNLKMTKNDGHPQSLDFQRRYQSKVGALNYAMVVTRPDIAEAVGVVSRFCANPTEEHMKAVDDIYAYLKHTPNLGLHFKRDCPDRELHAYVDADWAGCPDTRRSTTGYVIKLAGSPVSWSSRRQRTVAMSTCEAEYVAGYKATQEIIWIQNMINDLRIEALEVTSTPLLIDNNAALKLTRNPELHDRTKHIELKYHFLREMTLSGRINAQRVSTKDNQADLLTKPLPRDAHENLTRGLGMDKSFCTELVTCG
- a CDS encoding reverse transcriptase (similar to Metarhizium robertsii ARSEF 23 XP_007816557.1) — encoded protein: MVISQPATPERGAGAQLDQQYPDSFNLRARQQLWKTGHPVTLQPFQPSSSPTRSLTAYDKDRGNRRNGRLDKGSQHRTTNRFAALAEEDNATQTPTPVFDLEAETEEIINTQQERLDIRAKVLRTYAEAITACTRKFTTGYGLHIANEFQNTLLRHWNQFVRAEEPLILENKNTPAPSSLTGTSNATPPTPAARENTRTNKLVSFANIAENASRQAPGDVHVQPHRRQNTTIADRTDRRVLLRLKSGSSFFEKGLQIRLALKDKLAIASQDIQDIKPTNTGWAIVARNEKIQQLILEKQNEWGPCIDLDIAEKQIPWHTYLIKNFPKTIHSWDGTLLDFETTIEEEIKAQTGQKPERWHVSQKPNNEDPTKATLVISFLKPLNSNFRLLGQGSYSFKLTKPKKLSQCTHCWNFHPPTRCIATKVCVRCGIKDNAHSADRCDNTTKCANCYGAHEANYENCYARPQKLRGNFQKLSKTQLIYARQLGQEDFKRKNNTQQTDSDQPPLAEEGDKDARPLQDAEMSGTEPIQTTQAPETHSVNIVDHEEREVGTPGVRENEKDDEETEEEVAGEEEAEEEEEEEGEEEEEEAEEQEIQEALPPPAQSYPIGTNTRQDQHSYPKHHFYITQKGTSHTVTKQNSTASPSTTRDQYFTIKKQFRPQPRTDNIEPPSEATAREPPSETTSREIIEVRTPRRTSATHSPPSSPPLAARRRDQSPSKIRRITTRGPNVDKGEGAHCAALQLASQEGYNIVLIQEPNTSYNAQKGLCRTQHHPGFLCFSPVDTRNIQAEQLLPARHRDLLWVKVNGTVILNIYNRPEEETSLDVIESWTPPNRCIVAGDMNAFHPLWQADRGASQDGTRIFNWTQEHDLVLLNDPETSTTMPRLNKRSSTIDLVFSNISTATTTVEEHLTTGSLHYTIGTEIPDNESSPRTSGKVHVTLPEEIKAFTKHVAGAALSLPTFIRTRQDIDDTARQLLQTLQDAAKACGRLSKGKRARQNPWWSKECNKAHENLRAARYTTETRHGEEVQRARIYFKRIVRRAKRNFWRTIVADITDPADVFQITRWIKPRQQLQPPPIQHGSKVYTTNLERANVLRKEKLERRDVSDDIPDPWTPTVSPTQQIPFSAHISTSEAQDALLKTGNTTPGMDGITTKMLQAIWPSISHVTTLLYNACLTLGYHPTAFKTAEVAMIPKLNKRDLSDVSAWRPISLLSCLSKGLERVIGRRLAYLAVKYKVLHPNQAGALPKRSATDIVTALIYDVERALGNGKIATLVTMDVKGAFDAILPNRLVLRLRQQGWPDFLDAKTEPAELPCGLPQGSPISPILYLLATTPIYSLLGATERYGYADDTAMLFTGDSLEETTAKANAAIAAMEAWGQQEAFSFDPDKTEVMHFSRKRDRSSPTVCHQGQEVKAQKAMRWLGVWLDRRLTFSTHIDKWSLKASKVVSQLRFVNNTVRGTSAVAARRAVYAVALPTLFYGLDTWFPGFPSESTHRKARTITKTQLSKIQVILNKACHAVLPVWKTTPRVILWKEAAIPPAEIILKQHQARTALRYAMLDAAHPQYMGRTLQRHSRLLRTAACAKEVERPRLIPRRFDDSIPTEAAGNRPPKETAVLQFQHWLQDKPAGFIVFSDGSKTERDTAGYGFAVFHKGRLVDWGSGQLGRREVFDAEIHGALEGLQRALLANLANEPITVCMDNTSVIDCIGTTAPNSSQACFRTFQRVGDKHPYRYLSNGAQAIATSLEIVEIVIL